Proteins encoded by one window of Ramlibacter tataouinensis:
- a CDS encoding FAD-dependent monooxygenase, protein MAQDVLVAGGGIAGLAAAVAARAANWEVRLFEQAPEFSEVGAGLQLGPNATRVLGAWGVLEQLQPLAWQPPRLSVRDALDGRELGSLALGDSAQQRYGAPYLTVHRADLHATLLQAASRAGAWLRTGLRIASVRVDGELAQAQLEGGAQVEADALAVADGVWSRLREQLVGDGPAPATGHVAYRALLPMARLPARLRGDEVQAWLGPHMHLVRYPVRAGEALNVVGFIEGRAGAGWDHAAQGDALRAAAAGLCGELQALVEAVEVWRMWPVHDRDPVRAAGEMARGRAALLGDAAHPMRPYLAQGAGMAIEDAWALQQVMAVCDGRVIDVPTALQRYALNRWQRCARVQRRSRRNGWIFHADGLLRRARNLAMAAGGEPLLDLPWLYHGT, encoded by the coding sequence ATGGCACAGGACGTACTCGTGGCCGGTGGGGGAATCGCGGGCCTCGCCGCGGCAGTGGCCGCGCGGGCGGCCAACTGGGAGGTGCGCCTGTTCGAGCAGGCCCCCGAGTTCTCCGAAGTGGGCGCCGGCCTGCAGCTCGGGCCCAATGCCACGCGCGTGCTCGGTGCGTGGGGCGTGCTGGAGCAGTTGCAGCCGCTTGCCTGGCAGCCGCCGCGGCTGTCGGTGCGCGATGCGCTCGACGGCCGCGAGCTGGGCTCGCTGGCGCTCGGCGACTCGGCGCAGCAACGATACGGCGCTCCCTACCTGACGGTGCATCGCGCCGACCTGCACGCGACCCTGCTGCAGGCGGCCAGCCGGGCCGGCGCCTGGCTGCGCACCGGGCTGCGCATCGCCTCGGTCCGCGTTGACGGCGAGCTGGCGCAAGCCCAGCTCGAAGGCGGCGCGCAGGTCGAGGCCGACGCGCTGGCGGTGGCCGACGGCGTCTGGAGCCGCCTGCGCGAGCAGCTGGTGGGCGACGGTCCCGCGCCCGCCACCGGCCACGTCGCCTACCGGGCGCTGCTGCCCATGGCGCGCTTGCCGGCGCGGTTGCGCGGCGACGAGGTGCAGGCCTGGCTGGGGCCGCACATGCACCTGGTGCGCTACCCGGTGCGCGCCGGCGAGGCGCTCAATGTGGTGGGCTTCATCGAGGGCCGTGCCGGCGCCGGCTGGGACCACGCGGCGCAGGGCGATGCGCTGCGTGCCGCCGCGGCCGGGCTGTGCGGCGAGCTGCAGGCGCTGGTCGAGGCGGTCGAAGTCTGGCGGATGTGGCCGGTGCATGACCGCGACCCGGTCCGGGCCGCGGGCGAGATGGCGCGCGGCCGCGCGGCCCTGCTGGGGGATGCGGCGCACCCGATGCGGCCGTACCTGGCGCAGGGCGCCGGCATGGCGATCGAGGACGCCTGGGCGCTGCAGCAGGTGATGGCTGTATGCGACGGGCGCGTGATCGACGTGCCGACGGCGCTACAGCGCTACGCCCTCAACCGCTGGCAGCGCTGCGCGCGGGTGCAGCGGCGCTCGCGCCGCAACGGCTGGATCTTCCATGCCGACGGCCTGCTGCGGCGCGCCCGCAACCTGGCCATGGCCGCCGGCGGCGAGCCGCTGCTGGACCTGCCCTGGCTCTATCACGGGACCTGA
- the kynA gene encoding tryptophan 2,3-dioxygenase, whose product MNHSSRPEDIVHAEGAQLDFSRSMSYGDYLQLDAILNAQKPLSPNHNEMLFIIQHQTSELWMKLMLHELGAAIDCIAHDQLGSAFKMLARVSRILEQLVHAWDVLATMTPPEYSAIRPYLASSSGFQSAQYRRIEFTLGNKNPAMLKPHEHRPDLLAQVRAAFEAPSLYDESLRLLARRGFPVPASHVERDWSQPYVESAAVEQAWLQVYRNAEQHWELYQLGEELTDLEDAFRLWRFRHVTTVERIIGFKRGTGGTGGVPYLRKMLDVVLFPEIWRLRTDL is encoded by the coding sequence ATGAACCACAGCAGCCGACCCGAAGACATCGTGCACGCCGAGGGCGCGCAACTGGATTTCAGCCGCTCCATGAGCTACGGCGACTACCTGCAGCTCGATGCGATCCTCAATGCGCAGAAGCCGCTCTCGCCCAACCACAACGAGATGCTGTTCATCATCCAGCACCAGACCAGCGAGCTGTGGATGAAGCTGATGCTGCACGAGCTGGGCGCCGCCATCGACTGCATCGCCCACGACCAGCTCGGCAGCGCGTTCAAGATGCTGGCCCGGGTGTCGCGCATCCTGGAGCAGCTGGTGCATGCCTGGGACGTGCTGGCCACCATGACGCCGCCCGAGTACAGCGCGATCCGGCCCTACCTGGCCAGCTCCAGCGGCTTCCAGAGCGCGCAGTACCGGCGCATCGAGTTCACCCTGGGCAACAAGAACCCGGCCATGCTCAAGCCGCACGAGCACCGCCCCGACCTGCTGGCCCAGGTGCGCGCCGCCTTCGAGGCGCCGTCGCTGTACGACGAGTCGCTGCGCCTGCTGGCGCGGCGCGGCTTCCCGGTGCCGGCCAGCCATGTCGAGCGCGACTGGAGCCAGCCCTATGTCGAAAGCGCGGCGGTGGAGCAGGCCTGGCTGCAGGTCTACCGCAATGCCGAGCAGCACTGGGAGCTGTACCAGCTCGGCGAGGAGCTCACCGACCTGGAGGACGCCTTCCGGCTCTGGCGCTTCCGCCACGTGACCACGGTGGAGCGCATCATCGGCTTCAAGCGCGGCACCGGCGGCACCGGCGGCGTGCCCTACCTGCGCAAGATGCTGGACGTGGTGCTGTTCCCGGAGATCTGGCGCCTGCGCACCGACCTGTGA
- the kynU gene encoding kynureninase — protein sequence MTTLPDCRARDAADPLRPLRDLFALPEGVIYLDGNSLGPLPRATAARVARTVEREWGDGLIRSWNSAGWYDMPRRLGDRIAGWIGAGAGEVVATDTTSINLYKVLSAALDIAAADQPGRKVVLSERSNFPTDLYIAQALCRERGCELRLLEEPGAIPQALQAGDVAVLMLTHVNYRTGAMHDMAALAALARRHGVLTVWDLAHSAGAVPLDLRGAGADFAVGCSYKYLNGGPGAPAFAWVHPGHADRFWQPLAGWWSHAAPFEFTPDYRPAPGIARYLCGTQPVLSLVALECGLDTLDAALPLGGMQALRSKSLALTDLFIELAEQRCAGQGLSLVTPRAHASRGSQVCIARAEGAYAIVQALIARGVIGDFRAPDILRFGFTPLYLGFEDVWHAVEQLRQVLETGEWQRPEFNQRNAVT from the coding sequence ATGACCACCCTGCCCGACTGCCGCGCCCGCGATGCGGCCGACCCCCTGCGCCCGCTGCGCGACCTGTTCGCCCTGCCCGAGGGCGTGATCTACCTCGATGGCAATTCGCTGGGCCCGCTGCCCAGGGCCACCGCCGCCCGCGTCGCCCGCACGGTGGAACGCGAATGGGGCGACGGCCTGATCCGCTCGTGGAACAGCGCCGGCTGGTACGACATGCCGCGCCGGCTCGGCGACCGCATCGCCGGCTGGATCGGCGCCGGCGCCGGCGAGGTGGTGGCCACCGACACCACCTCGATCAACCTGTACAAGGTCCTGAGCGCCGCCCTGGACATCGCCGCCGCCGACCAGCCCGGCCGCAAGGTCGTGCTGAGCGAGCGCAGCAACTTCCCGACCGACCTGTACATCGCGCAGGCGCTGTGCCGCGAGCGCGGCTGCGAACTGCGGCTGCTCGAGGAGCCCGGCGCGATCCCGCAGGCGCTGCAGGCGGGCGACGTGGCGGTGCTGATGCTCACGCACGTGAACTACCGCACCGGCGCCATGCACGACATGGCGGCGCTCGCCGCCCTGGCCCGCCGCCACGGCGTGCTCACGGTCTGGGACCTGGCCCACAGCGCCGGCGCGGTGCCGCTGGACCTGCGCGGCGCCGGCGCCGACTTCGCCGTCGGCTGCAGCTACAAGTACCTCAACGGCGGCCCGGGCGCCCCGGCCTTCGCCTGGGTGCATCCGGGCCATGCCGACCGCTTCTGGCAACCGCTGGCCGGCTGGTGGAGCCATGCGGCGCCGTTCGAGTTCACGCCCGACTACCGTCCGGCGCCCGGCATCGCCCGCTACCTGTGCGGCACCCAGCCGGTGCTCAGCCTGGTGGCCCTGGAGTGCGGCCTCGACACGCTGGATGCGGCCTTGCCGCTGGGCGGCATGCAGGCGCTGCGCAGCAAGTCGCTGGCCCTCACCGACCTGTTCATCGAGCTGGCCGAGCAGCGCTGCGCCGGCCAGGGGTTGTCGCTGGTCACGCCGCGCGCGCACGCATCGCGCGGCTCCCAGGTGTGCATCGCCCGCGCCGAGGGCGCCTACGCCATCGTGCAGGCGCTGATCGCGCGCGGCGTGATCGGCGATTTCCGCGCGCCCGACATCCTGCGCTTCGGCTTCACCCCGCTGTACCTGGGCTTCGAGGACGTCTGGCATGCGGTCGAGCAGCTGCGCCAGGTGCTGGAGACCGGCGAATGGCAGCGGCCCGAATTCAACCAGCGCAACGCCGTGACATGA
- the kynB gene encoding arylformamidase: MPRLWDISPPVHERSPVFPGDTPYRQQWAAQIAPGCPVNVSSLTLSPHVGAHADAPLHYDPQGAAVGALDLEPYLGPCRVIHAIGRRPLVRWGDLAHAAHGLPARVLVRTYQRMPADRWDGALAAFEAAAIEQLADRGVRLVGIDTASIDPADSKDLPSHQAIRRRGLRVLENLVLDDVPEGDYELIALPLKLMTADASPVRAVLRAP, encoded by the coding sequence ATGCCACGCCTTTGGGACATCTCGCCGCCGGTGCACGAGCGCTCGCCCGTGTTTCCCGGCGACACGCCATACCGGCAGCAGTGGGCCGCGCAGATCGCGCCCGGCTGCCCAGTCAACGTCAGCAGCCTGACCCTGTCGCCGCACGTGGGCGCGCATGCCGACGCGCCGCTGCACTACGACCCGCAGGGCGCCGCCGTCGGTGCGCTGGACCTCGAGCCCTACCTGGGCCCCTGCCGGGTGATCCATGCGATCGGCCGCCGGCCGCTGGTGCGCTGGGGCGACCTGGCCCATGCCGCGCACGGCCTGCCGGCGCGGGTGCTGGTGCGCACTTACCAGCGCATGCCGGCCGATCGCTGGGACGGCGCGCTGGCGGCATTCGAGGCCGCCGCCATCGAACAACTGGCCGACCGCGGCGTGCGCCTGGTCGGCATCGACACGGCCAGCATCGATCCGGCCGACAGCAAGGACCTGCCCAGCCACCAGGCGATCCGCCGCCGCGGCCTGCGCGTGCTGGAGAACCTGGTGCTCGACGACGTTCCCGAAGGCGACTACGAACTGATCGCCCTGCCCCTGAAACTGATGACGGCCGACGCCTCGCCGGTGCGCGCCGTCCTGCGCGCCCCATGA
- a CDS encoding YkgJ family cysteine cluster protein, with product MSRPLPHPCLACGACCAAFRVDFAAEELDVHGGCVPAGLAVEVTGRTWRMRGTDHQPMRCAALTGSIGQQAACGIYEWRPNPCRELEPGSDACARARARHGLPALPML from the coding sequence ATGTCCCGCCCCCTCCCCCACCCTTGCCTGGCCTGCGGCGCCTGCTGCGCCGCCTTCCGCGTGGACTTCGCCGCCGAGGAACTCGACGTCCACGGCGGCTGCGTGCCAGCCGGGCTGGCGGTCGAGGTGACCGGCCGCACCTGGCGCATGCGCGGCACCGACCACCAGCCGATGCGCTGCGCCGCCCTCACCGGCTCCATCGGCCAGCAGGCCGCCTGCGGCATCTACGAGTGGCGGCCCAATCCCTGCCGTGAACTGGAGCCGGGCAGCGACGCCTGCGCCCGGGCGCGGGCCCGGCACGGCCTGCCCGCGTTGCCGATGCTTTAG
- the argF gene encoding ornithine carbamoyltransferase yields MTIRHYLQFSDFSADEYAWLFERAAVIKRKFKAYEKYHPLADRTLAMIFEKASTRTRVSFEAGMYQLGGSVVHLTTGDSQLGRAEPIEDSARVISRMVDLVMIRTFGQDKIERFAGHSRVPVINGLTNEFHPCQILADLFTYQEHRGSIAGKTVAWVGDGNNMANTWLQAAELLGFTVHVSTPSGYEVDQAVAGVRSRDSYKVFKDPMDACRGADLVTTDVWTSMGYEAENEQRRKAFADWCVDEDMMRVARPDALFMHCLPAHRGEEVTAEVIDGPQSVVWDEAENRMHVQKALMEYLLLGRVA; encoded by the coding sequence ATGACAATCCGGCACTACCTGCAGTTCAGCGACTTCAGCGCCGACGAGTACGCCTGGCTGTTCGAGCGTGCCGCGGTGATCAAGCGCAAGTTCAAGGCCTACGAGAAGTACCACCCGCTGGCCGACCGCACCCTGGCCATGATCTTCGAGAAGGCTTCCACGCGTACGCGGGTGAGCTTCGAGGCCGGCATGTACCAGCTGGGCGGCAGCGTGGTGCACCTGACCACCGGCGACAGCCAGCTCGGCCGGGCCGAGCCGATCGAGGATTCGGCGCGCGTGATCAGCCGCATGGTCGACCTGGTGATGATCCGCACCTTCGGCCAGGACAAGATCGAGCGCTTCGCCGGGCACTCGCGCGTGCCGGTGATCAACGGCCTGACCAACGAGTTCCACCCCTGCCAGATCCTGGCCGACCTGTTCACCTACCAGGAGCACCGCGGATCGATCGCCGGCAAGACCGTGGCCTGGGTCGGCGACGGCAACAACATGGCGAACACCTGGCTGCAGGCAGCCGAGCTGCTGGGTTTCACGGTGCACGTGTCCACGCCCAGCGGCTACGAGGTGGACCAGGCCGTGGCCGGCGTGCGCAGCCGCGACAGCTACAAGGTGTTCAAGGACCCGATGGACGCCTGCCGCGGCGCCGACCTGGTGACCACCGACGTCTGGACCAGCATGGGCTACGAGGCCGAGAACGAGCAGCGCCGCAAGGCCTTTGCCGACTGGTGCGTGGACGAGGACATGATGCGCGTGGCCCGGCCCGACGCCCTGTTCATGCATTGCCTGCCCGCCCACCGCGGCGAGGAGGTGACCGCCGAGGTGATCGACGGCCCGCAGTCGGTGGTGTGGGACGAGGCCGAAAACCGCATGCACGTGCAGAAGGCGCTGATGGAGTACCTGCTGCTGGGGCGCGTGGCCTGA
- a CDS encoding aspartate aminotransferase family protein, whose product MALTEAASPHTMNTYGRVPIALSHGQGSRVWDFNGKAYLDALAGIAVNTLGHNHPKLVPALQDQVAKIIHSSNYYHVPNQEKLAARLAELSGLSKVFFCSTGLEANEAAIKLARKFGHDRGIERPQIVVYEKAFHGRSIATLSATGNPKIQQGFGPLVEGFIRVPLNDIGALKAATEGNPDVVAVFFETIQGEGGINPMRAEYLQQVRELCDQRNWLMMIDEVQCGMGRTGKWFAHQWAGIRPDVVPMAKGLGSGVPVGAVVAGPRAADIFQPGNHGTTFGGNPLAMRAGVETIRIMEEDGLLANAADVGGYLKGLLERELGSLPGVTDIRGQGLMLGLELARPCGVLVNRAAEAGLLISVTADSVVRLLPPLIFTRAEADECVGILAPLVKAFLAE is encoded by the coding sequence ATGGCCCTGACCGAGGCAGCTTCGCCCCATACCATGAACACCTACGGCCGCGTGCCGATCGCGCTGTCGCACGGCCAGGGCTCGCGCGTGTGGGACTTCAACGGCAAGGCCTACCTCGACGCGCTCGCCGGCATCGCCGTCAACACCCTGGGCCACAACCACCCCAAGCTGGTGCCGGCGCTGCAGGACCAGGTCGCCAAGATCATCCACAGCAGCAACTACTACCACGTGCCCAACCAGGAGAAGCTGGCGGCCCGGCTGGCCGAGCTGTCGGGGCTGTCCAAGGTGTTCTTCTGCTCGACCGGGCTGGAGGCCAACGAGGCGGCGATCAAGCTGGCCCGCAAGTTCGGCCACGACCGCGGCATCGAGCGGCCGCAGATCGTGGTCTACGAGAAGGCTTTCCACGGCCGCAGCATCGCCACCCTGTCGGCCACCGGCAACCCGAAGATCCAGCAGGGCTTCGGTCCTCTGGTGGAAGGCTTCATCCGCGTGCCGCTGAACGACATCGGGGCGCTCAAGGCCGCCACCGAGGGCAACCCGGACGTGGTGGCGGTGTTCTTCGAGACCATCCAGGGCGAGGGCGGCATCAACCCGATGCGTGCCGAGTACCTGCAGCAGGTGCGCGAGCTGTGCGACCAGCGCAACTGGCTGATGATGATCGACGAGGTGCAGTGCGGCATGGGCCGCACCGGCAAGTGGTTCGCCCACCAGTGGGCCGGCATCCGCCCGGACGTGGTGCCGATGGCCAAGGGCCTGGGCTCGGGCGTGCCGGTCGGCGCCGTGGTGGCCGGCCCGCGCGCCGCCGACATCTTCCAGCCGGGCAACCACGGCACCACCTTCGGCGGCAACCCGCTGGCCATGCGCGCCGGCGTCGAGACCATCCGCATCATGGAAGAGGATGGCCTGCTGGCCAATGCCGCCGACGTCGGCGGCTACCTCAAGGGCCTGCTGGAGCGCGAACTGGGCAGCCTGCCGGGCGTGACGGACATCCGCGGCCAGGGCCTCATGCTCGGCCTGGAACTGGCCCGCCCCTGCGGCGTGCTGGTCAACCGTGCAGCCGAAGCCGGCCTGCTGATCAGCGTGACCGCCGACAGCGTGGTGCGGCTGCTGCCGCCCCTGATCTTCACCCGGGCCGAGGCCGACGAGTGCGTCGGCATCCTGGCGCCGCTGGTGAAGGCCTTCCTCGCGGAGTGA
- a CDS encoding DUF3579 domain-containing protein yields the protein MVTTPAKEVFIQGITRDGRTFRPSDWAERLAGVMSGFRPGGSAPGSHLNYSPWCMPRVIDGVKTVVVHSDLRGHDPMAWDFVMNFARDNDLRVAEKPAGAA from the coding sequence ATGGTCACCACACCCGCCAAAGAAGTCTTCATCCAGGGCATCACCCGGGATGGCCGCACGTTCCGGCCGAGCGACTGGGCCGAGCGGCTCGCCGGGGTGATGAGCGGTTTCCGCCCCGGCGGCTCGGCACCGGGCAGCCACCTGAACTACTCGCCCTGGTGCATGCCGCGCGTGATCGACGGCGTCAAGACCGTCGTGGTGCACAGCGACCTGCGCGGCCACGATCCGATGGCCTGGGACTTCGTGATGAATTTCGCCAGGGACAACGACTTGCGCGTGGCGGAGAAGCCGGCGGGAGCTGCGTAG
- the rpsT gene encoding 30S ribosomal protein S20 yields MASTKPKKKNPRLASGRKRTRQNVKLNAANTSLRSKYRTAVKNVEKAVAAGDKAKATELFAKAQSIVDTVADKGIFHKNKAARDKARLSAKVKTLAAAPAAA; encoded by the coding sequence ATGGCTTCTACCAAGCCCAAGAAGAAGAACCCCCGCCTGGCGTCCGGCCGCAAGCGTACGCGCCAGAACGTCAAGCTCAACGCAGCCAACACCTCGCTGCGCTCCAAGTACCGCACCGCGGTGAAGAACGTGGAGAAGGCCGTCGCCGCCGGTGACAAGGCCAAGGCCACCGAACTCTTCGCCAAGGCCCAGAGCATCGTCGACACCGTCGCCGACAAGGGCATCTTCCACAAGAACAAGGCGGCCCGCGACAAGGCCCGCCTGTCGGCCAAGGTCAAGACCCTGGCCGCCGCCCCCGCCGCCGCCTGA
- the murJ gene encoding murein biosynthesis integral membrane protein MurJ: MSLFKAASTVSLLTLASRITGLARDLLMAAVFGATALTDAFNVAFRIPNLFRRLFGEGAFSQAFVPALAHTREQQGEEATRRLVDSVATVLAWVLLVTCVVGVAASPALVWALASGLRQDPQAFDAAVRMTRWMFPYIGFMSLVALSAGILNTWKRFAIPAATPVLLNVALIGAAWWGAPWFAARGIEPIYAMAAGVMLGGVLQLGIQIPALRRLGMLPRIGLAASRLREAWRDPGVRRILSLMGPALLGVSVAQISLLINTQIASWLPAGSVTWLFYADRLMEFPTALLGVALGVVLMPQLASARGAGNDERYSSLLDWGLRLVVLLAAPASAALLVFGLPLVATLFHYGAFRDSDVLQVTLALAGYGVGLLGLVGIKVLAPGFYASQDTRTPVKIAVVVLVLTQVMNVAFVPLFKHAGLALSIGLGALLNAGWLLVGLRQRGSWRPAPGWPRFLLQVVAATALLAVFLAWAAAYFDWVALRAQAAQRAGLLASLLLASVAVYFGALWAGGLKLRQFVTR, from the coding sequence GTGAGCCTGTTCAAAGCCGCCTCCACCGTCTCGCTGCTGACGCTGGCTTCCCGCATCACCGGGCTCGCGCGCGACCTGCTGATGGCCGCGGTGTTCGGCGCCACGGCGCTGACCGACGCCTTCAACGTCGCCTTCCGCATCCCCAACCTGTTCCGCCGCCTGTTCGGCGAGGGCGCCTTCAGCCAGGCCTTCGTGCCGGCGCTGGCCCACACCCGCGAGCAGCAGGGCGAGGAGGCTACCCGCCGGCTGGTCGACAGCGTGGCCACGGTGCTGGCCTGGGTGCTGCTGGTCACCTGCGTGGTCGGCGTGGCGGCCTCGCCGGCGCTGGTCTGGGCGCTAGCCAGCGGGCTGCGGCAGGACCCGCAGGCGTTCGACGCCGCCGTGCGGATGACGCGCTGGATGTTCCCGTACATCGGCTTCATGTCGCTGGTGGCGCTGTCGGCTGGCATCCTCAACACCTGGAAGCGCTTCGCCATCCCCGCCGCCACCCCGGTGCTGCTGAACGTCGCCCTGATCGGGGCGGCCTGGTGGGGCGCGCCGTGGTTCGCCGCTCGCGGCATCGAGCCGATCTATGCGATGGCCGCCGGCGTGATGCTGGGCGGCGTGCTGCAGCTGGGCATCCAGATCCCGGCGCTGCGCCGGCTGGGGATGCTGCCGCGCATCGGCCTCGCCGCGTCGCGGCTGCGCGAAGCCTGGCGCGACCCCGGCGTGCGCCGCATCCTGTCGCTGATGGGGCCGGCGCTGCTGGGCGTCAGCGTCGCCCAGATCTCCCTGCTGATCAACACCCAGATCGCCTCCTGGCTGCCGGCCGGCAGCGTGACCTGGCTGTTCTACGCCGACCGGCTGATGGAGTTCCCGACCGCCCTGCTGGGGGTGGCCCTGGGCGTGGTGCTGATGCCGCAGCTGGCCTCGGCGCGCGGTGCCGGTAACGACGAGCGCTACTCGTCCCTGCTCGACTGGGGACTGCGGCTGGTGGTGCTGCTGGCAGCGCCGGCCTCGGCCGCGCTGCTGGTGTTCGGGCTGCCGCTGGTGGCGACGCTGTTCCACTACGGCGCCTTCCGCGACAGCGACGTGCTGCAGGTCACGCTGGCGCTGGCCGGCTACGGCGTCGGCCTGCTGGGGCTGGTGGGCATCAAGGTGCTGGCGCCCGGCTTCTATGCCAGCCAGGACACGCGCACGCCGGTGAAGATCGCGGTGGTCGTGCTGGTGCTCACGCAGGTGATGAACGTGGCCTTCGTGCCGCTGTTCAAGCACGCCGGCCTGGCGCTGTCGATCGGCCTCGGAGCGCTGCTCAACGCCGGCTGGCTGCTGGTGGGCCTGCGCCAGCGAGGCAGCTGGCGGCCGGCGCCGGGCTGGCCGCGCTTCCTGCTGCAGGTGGTGGCGGCCACCGCGCTGCTGGCGGTGTTCCTGGCCTGGGCCGCCGCGTACTTCGACTGGGTCGCGCTGCGCGCGCAGGCCGCGCAGCGCGCCGGGCTGCTGGCCTCGCTGCTGCTGGCGTCGGTAGCGGTGTATTTCGGCGCGCTCTGGGCCGGCGGCCTGAAGCTGAGGCAATTTGTCACGCGTTGA
- a CDS encoding SirB1 family protein: MPLNLEVPTALEYFRALVQDDDHFPLLEAAASLAQDEYPDLDVQQVLGDVDQLLARLRRRLPADASPLQRLRALNQFFFRDLSFGGNVNDYCDPDNSYLNVVLRTRRGIQISLAVLWMELAQGLGLHARGVCFPGHFMIKVNLPKGQVVIDPFTGQSLSREELSERLEPYKRRSGLVDEFEVPLGLYLQAAPPRDIIARMLRNLKEIHRAQEDWQRLIAVQDRLLVLLPDAWAEYRDRGLAHAEQGHAAMAVLDLETYLIHAQDSLDIDVIAERVADLRRASH; this comes from the coding sequence ATGCCGCTCAACCTCGAGGTCCCGACCGCGCTGGAGTACTTCCGTGCACTGGTCCAGGACGATGACCACTTTCCCCTGCTGGAGGCGGCTGCCAGCCTCGCCCAGGACGAGTACCCGGACCTGGACGTCCAGCAGGTGCTGGGCGACGTCGATCAGTTGCTCGCACGCCTGCGGCGCCGCCTGCCGGCCGACGCCTCGCCGCTGCAGCGCCTGCGCGCCCTCAACCAGTTCTTCTTCCGCGACCTGTCCTTCGGCGGCAACGTCAACGACTACTGCGACCCGGACAACAGCTACCTCAACGTGGTGCTGCGCACCCGGCGCGGCATCCAGATCTCGCTGGCCGTGCTGTGGATGGAGCTGGCCCAGGGGCTGGGCCTGCACGCGCGCGGCGTGTGCTTCCCCGGCCACTTCATGATCAAGGTGAACCTGCCCAAGGGGCAGGTGGTGATCGACCCGTTCACCGGCCAGTCGCTCTCGCGCGAGGAGCTGTCCGAGCGGCTGGAGCCCTACAAGCGCCGCAGCGGGCTGGTCGATGAGTTCGAGGTCCCGCTGGGGCTGTACCTGCAGGCGGCGCCGCCGCGCGACATCATCGCGCGCATGCTGCGCAACCTGAAGGAGATCCACCGCGCGCAGGAAGACTGGCAGCGCCTGATCGCGGTGCAGGACCGGCTGCTGGTGCTGCTGCCCGATGCCTGGGCCGAGTACCGCGACCGCGGCCTGGCCCATGCCGAGCAGGGCCATGCGGCGATGGCGGTGCTGGACCTGGAGACTTACCTGATCCACGCGCAGGATTCGCTCGACATCGACGTCATCGCCGAGCGCGTGGCCGACCTGCGGCGGGCGTCGCACTGA
- the purM gene encoding phosphoribosylformylglycinamidine cyclo-ligase — protein sequence MSQTPLSYKDAGVDIDAGDALVERIKPLAKRTLREGVMAGIGGFGALFEVPKRFKEPVLVSGTDGVGTKLKLAFEWGMHDTVGIDLVAMSVNDVLVQGAEPLFFLDYFACGQLDVDTAARVVGGIARGCELSGCALIGGETAEMPGMYPPGEYDLAGFAVGAVEKSKILSGAGVAPGDVVLGLASSGVHSNGFSLVRKCIERAGAHLPATLDGRPFREAVMAPTRLYVKPVLAALAQHPGIKALAHITGGGLLENIPRVLPAGTAAHLKAGSWPRSELFAWLQATAGIADEEMNRTFNNGIGMVVVVAAADAQAVAATLRSQGESVHEIGVVAPRGAGAAVVIG from the coding sequence ATGAGCCAGACTCCCCTCTCGTACAAAGACGCCGGCGTGGACATCGACGCCGGCGATGCGCTGGTCGAGCGCATCAAGCCATTGGCCAAACGCACCCTGCGCGAAGGCGTGATGGCGGGCATCGGCGGTTTCGGCGCGCTGTTCGAGGTGCCCAAGCGGTTCAAGGAGCCGGTGCTGGTCAGCGGCACGGACGGCGTCGGCACCAAGCTCAAGCTGGCCTTCGAGTGGGGCATGCACGACACGGTCGGCATCGACCTGGTGGCCATGAGCGTCAACGACGTGCTGGTGCAGGGCGCCGAGCCGCTGTTCTTCCTCGACTACTTCGCCTGCGGCCAGCTCGACGTCGACACCGCCGCCCGGGTGGTGGGCGGCATCGCGCGCGGCTGCGAGCTGTCCGGCTGCGCCTTGATCGGCGGGGAGACGGCCGAGATGCCGGGCATGTACCCGCCGGGCGAGTACGACCTGGCCGGCTTCGCGGTCGGCGCGGTGGAGAAGTCGAAAATCCTGTCCGGCGCCGGCGTGGCGCCCGGCGACGTGGTGCTCGGGCTGGCATCGAGCGGCGTGCACTCCAACGGCTTCTCGCTGGTGCGCAAGTGCATCGAGCGCGCCGGCGCGCACCTGCCGGCCACGCTGGACGGCCGGCCGTTCCGCGAGGCGGTGATGGCGCCGACCCGCCTCTATGTCAAGCCGGTGCTGGCCGCGCTGGCGCAGCACCCGGGCATCAAGGCGCTGGCCCACATCACCGGCGGCGGCCTGCTGGAGAACATCCCGCGCGTGCTGCCCGCAGGCACGGCCGCCCACCTGAAGGCCGGTAGCTGGCCGCGCTCCGAGCTGTTCGCCTGGCTGCAGGCCACCGCAGGCATCGCCGACGAGGAGATGAATCGCACCTTCAACAACGGCATCGGCATGGTGGTGGTGGTGGCCGCCGCCGACGCGCAGGCCGTGGCGGCGACGCTGCGCAGCCAGGGCGAATCCGTGCACGAGATCGGGGTGGTCGCGCCGCGCGGCGCCGGCGCGGCGGTCGTGATCGGCTGA